Proteins encoded by one window of Primulina huaijiensis isolate GDHJ02 chromosome 1, ASM1229523v2, whole genome shotgun sequence:
- the LOC140973411 gene encoding probable pectate lyase P59 — MGGIKFNSLIVLFYAFASFLPTLRANFAEFDEFWQRRAAEAWNRTLESYEQEPHKIVSHLNMNVHRTLKEIGLDHSSSNNSTRRHLGKSSYRGPCQATNPIDRCWRCQPNWASNRFRLADCGLGFGYKAKGGKNGKIYVVTDSSDDNVLNPKPGTLRYAVIQKEPLWIVFERDMIIRLSQELIMESNKTIDARGARVHIANGAGITIQYVSNVIIHGLRIHDIVQGSGGLVRDSVDHFGLRTRSDGDGISIFGAQDIWIDHVSMTNCYDGLIDAIMGSTGITISNGHFTDHNEAMLFGASDSHSQDAIMQITVAFNHFGKRMVQRMPRCRWGYFHVVNNDYTHWNMYAIGGSQHPTIISQGNRFIAPPENPYAKEVTKRDYAPESVWKQWTWRSEGDLFLRGAFFVQSGDPNWSSKHPEKFDKISAAPATLVAEMTKFAGWLNCRPGVPC, encoded by the exons ATGGGCGGCATTAAATTTAATTCGTTAATCGTCTTGTTTTATGCTTTTGCTTCGTTTCTTCCCACCCTGAGAGCTAATTTCGCAGAGTTTGATGAGTTCTGGCAAAGGCGAGCCGCCGAGGCCTGGAATCGAACCCTGGAATCTTACGAGCAAGAACCCCATAAAATAGTTAGCCACCTGAATATGAATGTCCACAG GACATTGAAAGAAATAGGACTGGACCATTCGAGCTCAAACAATAGCACGAGAAGACATCTGGGAAAGAGTTCCTACAGGGGCCCATGCCAGGCTACCAATCCCATCGACAGGTGCTGGAGATGCCAGCCCAATTGGGCCTCCAACCGGTTCAGGCTCGCAGACTGCGGGTTAGGCTTTGGCTACAAGGCGAAGGGGGGAAAGAACGGCAAGATCTACGTGGTGACTGACTCCTCGGACGACAATGTCTTAAACCCGAAACCAGGGACTCTACGCTACGCGGTGATCCAGAAGGAGCCACTCTGGATCGTATTCGAGCGCGACATGATCATCAGGCTCTCGCAGGAGCTGATCATGGAGAGCAACAAGACCATCGATGCTCGTGGGGCGAGGGTTCACATCGCTAATGGCGCGGGGATCACGATCCAGTACGTGAGCAATGTGATCATACATGGATTGAGGATTCATGACATTGTTCAAGGGAGTGGTGGCTTGGTGAGGGACTCCGTGGATCATTTCGGGTTGAGGACGAGGAGTGATGGTGATGGGATCTCCATTTTCGGGGCTCAGGATATATGGATCGATCATGTGTCGATGACAAATTGCTACGACGGCCTTATAGATGCGATCATGGGCTCGACTGGCATCACCATCTCCAACGGCCATTTCACCGATCACAACGAG GCGATGCTTTTCGGGGCGAGCGACAGCCACTCTCAAGACGCGATAATGCAGATAACGGTGGCATTCAACCACTTCGGTAAGAGAATGGTGCAGAGAATGCCGCGGTGCAGATGGGGTTATTTCCACGTCGTGAACAACGACTACACGCACTGGAACATGTATGCCATCGGTGGTAGCCAGCACCCTACCATTATCAGCCAGGGAAACCGGTTCATCGCCCCTCCCGAAAACCCTTACGCCAAGGAG GTGACAAAGAGAGACTATGCACCCGAATCAGTGTGGAAACAGTGGACATGGAGATCAGAGGGTGATCTTTTCTTGAGAGGAGCATTTTTTGTTCAATCCGGTGACCCAAACTGGTCCAGCAAACATCCCGAGAAATTCGACAAGATATCGGCTGCTCCTGCAACGCTCGTAGCAGAAATGACCAAGTTTGCCGGTTGGCTCAACTGCAGGCCGGGGGTACCATGTTAG
- the LOC140973424 gene encoding plant cysteine oxidase 2-like isoform X2, translated as MQMGMEQNGSGRKGNKDKRRQKRLSPVQRLYETCKEVFADCSPDQMTQADVGLSPNMRFFDNDRAPIITYLHLHECDRFSIGIFCLPPKSFIPLHNHPGMTVFSKLLFGKMHYKSYDWWNEMDANIDAATANALQSDANGLRLAKLKVDSQFTAPCETSILYPAHGGNMHILTAKTACAVLDVLGPPYCDPEGRHCQYYHEFPLNNFPDSVESCRLVPEEEQDEFAWLMEREKPEDFYVVGVSYKGPKIATN; from the exons ATGCAAATGGGGATGGAACAAAACGGTAGTGGTAGAAAAGGTAATAAAGATAAGCGGAGACAGAAGAGACTGTCCCCTGTTCAAAGACTGTATGAGACTTGCAAGGAAGTGTTTGCCGATTGTTCCCCTG ACCAGATGACTCAAGCGGATGTTGGCTTGAGTCCTAATATGCGGTTTTTCGACAATGATAGAGCTCCAATCATAACCTACCTGCACCTCCACGAGTGCGATAGATTCTCC ATTGGAATTTTCTGCTTGCCACCGAAAAGTTTCATTCCGCTACATAACCATCCTGGAATGACAGTTTTTAGTAAGCTTCTCTTTGGAAAAATGCATTACAAGTCATATGACTGGTGGAATGAGATGGATGCTAACATTGATGCCGCAACTGCCAACGCTCTACAGA GCGATGCTAATGGATTACGGCTAGCAAAGCTCAAGGTGGACTCCCAGTTCACTGCTCCTTGTGAAACGTCGATTCTGTATCCGGCTCATGGTGGCAACATGCACATCCTAACAGCCAAGACTGCATGTGCAGTACTAGATGTGCTTGGCCCTCCATACTGTGATCCCGAGGGTCGTCATTGTCAATACTACCATGAGTTCCCATTAAACAATTTTCCGG ATTCAGTGGAGAGCTGCCGACTTGTACCTGAGGAAGAACAGGATGAGTTTGCATGGCTCATGGAGAGGGAAAAACCAGAAGATTTCTACGTAGTTGGCGTGTCATATAAGGGACCAAAGATAGCAACAAATTAA
- the LOC140973424 gene encoding plant cysteine oxidase 2-like isoform X1 yields MQMGMEQNGSGRKGNKDKRRQKRLSPVQRLYETCKEVFADCSPGIVPSPQNVEKLAAVLDQMTQADVGLSPNMRFFDNDRAPIITYLHLHECDRFSIGIFCLPPKSFIPLHNHPGMTVFSKLLFGKMHYKSYDWWNEMDANIDAATANALQSDANGLRLAKLKVDSQFTAPCETSILYPAHGGNMHILTAKTACAVLDVLGPPYCDPEGRHCQYYHEFPLNNFPDSVESCRLVPEEEQDEFAWLMEREKPEDFYVVGVSYKGPKIATN; encoded by the exons ATGCAAATGGGGATGGAACAAAACGGTAGTGGTAGAAAAGGTAATAAAGATAAGCGGAGACAGAAGAGACTGTCCCCTGTTCAAAGACTGTATGAGACTTGCAAGGAAGTGTTTGCCGATTGTTCCCCTGGTATTGTTCCATCGCCTCAAAACGTTGAAAAGCTTGCTGCTGTTCTGG ACCAGATGACTCAAGCGGATGTTGGCTTGAGTCCTAATATGCGGTTTTTCGACAATGATAGAGCTCCAATCATAACCTACCTGCACCTCCACGAGTGCGATAGATTCTCC ATTGGAATTTTCTGCTTGCCACCGAAAAGTTTCATTCCGCTACATAACCATCCTGGAATGACAGTTTTTAGTAAGCTTCTCTTTGGAAAAATGCATTACAAGTCATATGACTGGTGGAATGAGATGGATGCTAACATTGATGCCGCAACTGCCAACGCTCTACAGA GCGATGCTAATGGATTACGGCTAGCAAAGCTCAAGGTGGACTCCCAGTTCACTGCTCCTTGTGAAACGTCGATTCTGTATCCGGCTCATGGTGGCAACATGCACATCCTAACAGCCAAGACTGCATGTGCAGTACTAGATGTGCTTGGCCCTCCATACTGTGATCCCGAGGGTCGTCATTGTCAATACTACCATGAGTTCCCATTAAACAATTTTCCGG ATTCAGTGGAGAGCTGCCGACTTGTACCTGAGGAAGAACAGGATGAGTTTGCATGGCTCATGGAGAGGGAAAAACCAGAAGATTTCTACGTAGTTGGCGTGTCATATAAGGGACCAAAGATAGCAACAAATTAA
- the LOC140973434 gene encoding translation factor GUF1 homolog, mitochondrial isoform X2 has product MSSVCRASKTLKSCSRTPSYLSTGRLSCTPSLSSILSWTQTTFFGSYSRENPNVDLSQYPPDKIRNFSIIAHVDHGKSTLADRLLELTGTIRKGHGQPQYLDKLQVERERGITVKAQTATMFHRHDLLGTDTNFLLNLIDTPGHVDFNYEVSRSLAACQGVLLVVDAAQGVQAQTVANFYLAFEANLSIIPVINKIDQPTADPDRVKAQLKAMFDLDPDEALLTSAKTGQGLEAVLPAVIKRIPPPPGESSSPLRMLLLDSYYDEYKGVICHVAVFDGALQKGDKISSAATGQSYEVLDVGIMHPELTQTGVLLTGQVGYVVSGMRSTKEARVGDTLYHTRNSIDPLPGFKPVKHMVFSGLYPADGSDFEALNHAIERLTCNDASVSVTKESSTALGLGFRCGFLGLLHMDVFHQRLEQEHGAHVISTVPTVPYIFEYSDGSKIHIQNPAILPSNPKQRVTACWEPTVIATIIIPSEYVGAIITLCSERRGEQLEYSFIDSQRAFMKYRLPLREIVVDFYNELKSITSGYASFDYEEADYQASDLVKVDILLNGQPVDAMATIIHRSKAQRVGRELVEKLKKFIDRQMFEIIIQAAIGSKVIARETISAMRKNVLAKCYGGDVTRKRKLLEKQKEGKKRMKRVGSVDIPQEAFHELLKSSCHR; this is encoded by the exons ATGTCTTCTGTgtgcagagcatcaaagaccctAAAATCATGCAGCAGAACCCCTTCCTATCTAAGCACTGGCAGATTGAGCTGCACGCCCAGTTTAAGTTCAATCTTGAGTTGGACTCAAACTACATTTTTTGGGTCATATTCTAGGGAAAATCCGAATGTGGACTTGAGTCAGTACCCTCCCGATAAAATTCGAAACTTTTCGATCATTGCGCATGTTGACCATGGCAAATCAACGCTGGCTGACCGGCTTTTGGAGCTTACTGGAACGATAAGAAAAGGCCATGGCCAGCCGCAGTATTTGGATAAGTTGCAG GTAGAGAGAGAACGTGGAATAACAGTTAAGGCCCAGACAGCAACTATGTTTCATAGACATGACCTTCTTGGCACTGACACAAATTTCTTACTGAACCTAATTGACACGCCTGGGCACGTGGATTTTAACTATGAAGTGTCAAGATCTTTGGCAGCTTGCCAGGGTGTTCTACTTGTTGTGGATGCAGCTCAAGGTGTCCAGGCACAAACGGTTGCAAATTTTTATCTTGCGTTTGAAGCAAACCTCTCAATAATTCCTGTCATAAACAAAATTGATCAACCAACAGCTGACCCAGATCGAGTTAAAGCACAGCTGAAGGCTATGTTTGATCTTGATCCAGACGAAGCTCTTTTAACATCCGCAAAAACAGGGCAAGGTCTTGAGGCTGTCCTTCCTGCTGTGATCAAACGAATACCTCCTCCTCCAGGGGAGAGTAGTTCGCCATTAAGAATGCTTTTGTTGGATTCTTACTATGATGAATACAAAGGAGTTATCTGCCATGTAGCAGTTTTTGATGGTGCTCTGCAGAAGGGTGATAAGATTTCATCTGCCGCAACTGGCCAATCTTATGAAGTTTTGGATGTTGGGATCATGCATCCTGAGCTCACCCAGACTGGAGTCCTTTTGACAGGGCAAGTTGGATATGTCGTCAGCGGTATGCGTTCAACCAAAGAAGCACGTGTTGGAGATACTCTCTATCATACACGAAACTCTATAGATCCTCTTCCAG GTTTCAAGCCAGTAAAACATATGGTGTTTTCTGGTCTATATCCTGCTGATGGATCTGATTTCGAAGCTCTTAATCATGCCATCGAAAGATTAACTTGCAATGACGCTAGTGTCTCTGTTACCAAAGAGAGTAGCACAGCACTTGGCTTGGGCTTCAG ATGCGGTTTCCTTGGCTTGCTCCACATGGATGTTTTTCATCAACGTCTTGAACAG GAACATGGAGCTCATGTGATTTCCACTGTTCCTACTGTGCCATATATTTTTGAGTATTCCGATGGCAG TAAAATACATATTCAAAACCCTGCTATACTGCCTTCAAATCCAAAACAACGAGTGACAGCTTGTTGGGAACCGACTGTGATAGCAACAATTATAATTCCTAGTGA GTATGTTGGTGCCATTATAACTTTGTGCTCGGAACGGCGAGGAGAGCAGTTAGAATACTCTTTTATTGACAG TCAGAGAGCTTTCATGAAATATCGATTACCTTTGAGGGAAATTGTTGTTGACTTCTACAATGAATTGAAGAGTATAACGTCGGGATATGCATCTTTTGATTACGAGGAAGCAGA CTATCAGGCCTCTGATCTGGTGAAAGTTGATATCCTGTTAAATGGACAACCAGTTGATGCTATGGCCACTATAATTCACAGATCAAAGGCCCAAAGAGTTGGCCGTGAACTCGTGGAGAAGCTGAAAAAATTCATTGACAG GCAAATGTTTGAGATAATCATCCAAGCTGCTATTGGGTCCAAGGTCATTGCCAGGGAAAC GATATCGGCAATGAGGAAAAATGTTCTTGCAAAATGCTATGGTGGTGATGTTACTAGGAagagaaaattgttggaaaagCAAAAGGAAGGAAAAAAGCGCATGAAACGTGTTGGGTCCGTTGACATACCACAGGAGGCCTTTCACGAGCTATTGAAGAGTTCATG CCACCGATGA
- the LOC140973434 gene encoding translation factor GUF1 homolog, mitochondrial isoform X1 encodes MSSVCRASKTLKSCSRTPSYLSTGRLSCTPSLSSILSWTQTTFFGSYSRENPNVDLSQYPPDKIRNFSIIAHVDHGKSTLADRLLELTGTIRKGHGQPQYLDKLQVERERGITVKAQTATMFHRHDLLGTDTNFLLNLIDTPGHVDFNYEVSRSLAACQGVLLVVDAAQGVQAQTVANFYLAFEANLSIIPVINKIDQPTADPDRVKAQLKAMFDLDPDEALLTSAKTGQGLEAVLPAVIKRIPPPPGESSSPLRMLLLDSYYDEYKGVICHVAVFDGALQKGDKISSAATGQSYEVLDVGIMHPELTQTGVLLTGQVGYVVSGMRSTKEARVGDTLYHTRNSIDPLPGFKPVKHMVFSGLYPADGSDFEALNHAIERLTCNDASVSVTKESSTALGLGFRCGFLGLLHMDVFHQRLEQEHGAHVISTVPTVPYIFEYSDGSKIHIQNPAILPSNPKQRVTACWEPTVIATIIIPSEYVGAIITLCSERRGEQLEYSFIDSQRAFMKYRLPLREIVVDFYNELKSITSGYASFDYEEADYQASDLVKVDILLNGQPVDAMATIIHRSKAQRVGRELVEKLKKFIDRQMFEIIIQAAIGSKVIARETISAMRKNVLAKCYGGDVTRKRKLLEKQKEGKKRMKRVGSVDIPQEAFHELLKSSCSHR; translated from the exons ATGTCTTCTGTgtgcagagcatcaaagaccctAAAATCATGCAGCAGAACCCCTTCCTATCTAAGCACTGGCAGATTGAGCTGCACGCCCAGTTTAAGTTCAATCTTGAGTTGGACTCAAACTACATTTTTTGGGTCATATTCTAGGGAAAATCCGAATGTGGACTTGAGTCAGTACCCTCCCGATAAAATTCGAAACTTTTCGATCATTGCGCATGTTGACCATGGCAAATCAACGCTGGCTGACCGGCTTTTGGAGCTTACTGGAACGATAAGAAAAGGCCATGGCCAGCCGCAGTATTTGGATAAGTTGCAG GTAGAGAGAGAACGTGGAATAACAGTTAAGGCCCAGACAGCAACTATGTTTCATAGACATGACCTTCTTGGCACTGACACAAATTTCTTACTGAACCTAATTGACACGCCTGGGCACGTGGATTTTAACTATGAAGTGTCAAGATCTTTGGCAGCTTGCCAGGGTGTTCTACTTGTTGTGGATGCAGCTCAAGGTGTCCAGGCACAAACGGTTGCAAATTTTTATCTTGCGTTTGAAGCAAACCTCTCAATAATTCCTGTCATAAACAAAATTGATCAACCAACAGCTGACCCAGATCGAGTTAAAGCACAGCTGAAGGCTATGTTTGATCTTGATCCAGACGAAGCTCTTTTAACATCCGCAAAAACAGGGCAAGGTCTTGAGGCTGTCCTTCCTGCTGTGATCAAACGAATACCTCCTCCTCCAGGGGAGAGTAGTTCGCCATTAAGAATGCTTTTGTTGGATTCTTACTATGATGAATACAAAGGAGTTATCTGCCATGTAGCAGTTTTTGATGGTGCTCTGCAGAAGGGTGATAAGATTTCATCTGCCGCAACTGGCCAATCTTATGAAGTTTTGGATGTTGGGATCATGCATCCTGAGCTCACCCAGACTGGAGTCCTTTTGACAGGGCAAGTTGGATATGTCGTCAGCGGTATGCGTTCAACCAAAGAAGCACGTGTTGGAGATACTCTCTATCATACACGAAACTCTATAGATCCTCTTCCAG GTTTCAAGCCAGTAAAACATATGGTGTTTTCTGGTCTATATCCTGCTGATGGATCTGATTTCGAAGCTCTTAATCATGCCATCGAAAGATTAACTTGCAATGACGCTAGTGTCTCTGTTACCAAAGAGAGTAGCACAGCACTTGGCTTGGGCTTCAG ATGCGGTTTCCTTGGCTTGCTCCACATGGATGTTTTTCATCAACGTCTTGAACAG GAACATGGAGCTCATGTGATTTCCACTGTTCCTACTGTGCCATATATTTTTGAGTATTCCGATGGCAG TAAAATACATATTCAAAACCCTGCTATACTGCCTTCAAATCCAAAACAACGAGTGACAGCTTGTTGGGAACCGACTGTGATAGCAACAATTATAATTCCTAGTGA GTATGTTGGTGCCATTATAACTTTGTGCTCGGAACGGCGAGGAGAGCAGTTAGAATACTCTTTTATTGACAG TCAGAGAGCTTTCATGAAATATCGATTACCTTTGAGGGAAATTGTTGTTGACTTCTACAATGAATTGAAGAGTATAACGTCGGGATATGCATCTTTTGATTACGAGGAAGCAGA CTATCAGGCCTCTGATCTGGTGAAAGTTGATATCCTGTTAAATGGACAACCAGTTGATGCTATGGCCACTATAATTCACAGATCAAAGGCCCAAAGAGTTGGCCGTGAACTCGTGGAGAAGCTGAAAAAATTCATTGACAG GCAAATGTTTGAGATAATCATCCAAGCTGCTATTGGGTCCAAGGTCATTGCCAGGGAAAC GATATCGGCAATGAGGAAAAATGTTCTTGCAAAATGCTATGGTGGTGATGTTACTAGGAagagaaaattgttggaaaagCAAAAGGAAGGAAAAAAGCGCATGAAACGTGTTGGGTCCGTTGACATACCACAGGAGGCCTTTCACGAGCTATTGAAGAGTTCATG CAGCCACCGATGA
- the LOC140973434 gene encoding translation factor GUF1 homolog, mitochondrial isoform X3 has translation MFHRHDLLGTDTNFLLNLIDTPGHVDFNYEVSRSLAACQGVLLVVDAAQGVQAQTVANFYLAFEANLSIIPVINKIDQPTADPDRVKAQLKAMFDLDPDEALLTSAKTGQGLEAVLPAVIKRIPPPPGESSSPLRMLLLDSYYDEYKGVICHVAVFDGALQKGDKISSAATGQSYEVLDVGIMHPELTQTGVLLTGQVGYVVSGMRSTKEARVGDTLYHTRNSIDPLPGFKPVKHMVFSGLYPADGSDFEALNHAIERLTCNDASVSVTKESSTALGLGFRCGFLGLLHMDVFHQRLEQEHGAHVISTVPTVPYIFEYSDGSKIHIQNPAILPSNPKQRVTACWEPTVIATIIIPSEYVGAIITLCSERRGEQLEYSFIDSQRAFMKYRLPLREIVVDFYNELKSITSGYASFDYEEADYQASDLVKVDILLNGQPVDAMATIIHRSKAQRVGRELVEKLKKFIDRQMFEIIIQAAIGSKVIARETISAMRKNVLAKCYGGDVTRKRKLLEKQKEGKKRMKRVGSVDIPQEAFHELLKSSCSHR, from the exons ATGTTTCATAGACATGACCTTCTTGGCACTGACACAAATTTCTTACTGAACCTAATTGACACGCCTGGGCACGTGGATTTTAACTATGAAGTGTCAAGATCTTTGGCAGCTTGCCAGGGTGTTCTACTTGTTGTGGATGCAGCTCAAGGTGTCCAGGCACAAACGGTTGCAAATTTTTATCTTGCGTTTGAAGCAAACCTCTCAATAATTCCTGTCATAAACAAAATTGATCAACCAACAGCTGACCCAGATCGAGTTAAAGCACAGCTGAAGGCTATGTTTGATCTTGATCCAGACGAAGCTCTTTTAACATCCGCAAAAACAGGGCAAGGTCTTGAGGCTGTCCTTCCTGCTGTGATCAAACGAATACCTCCTCCTCCAGGGGAGAGTAGTTCGCCATTAAGAATGCTTTTGTTGGATTCTTACTATGATGAATACAAAGGAGTTATCTGCCATGTAGCAGTTTTTGATGGTGCTCTGCAGAAGGGTGATAAGATTTCATCTGCCGCAACTGGCCAATCTTATGAAGTTTTGGATGTTGGGATCATGCATCCTGAGCTCACCCAGACTGGAGTCCTTTTGACAGGGCAAGTTGGATATGTCGTCAGCGGTATGCGTTCAACCAAAGAAGCACGTGTTGGAGATACTCTCTATCATACACGAAACTCTATAGATCCTCTTCCAG GTTTCAAGCCAGTAAAACATATGGTGTTTTCTGGTCTATATCCTGCTGATGGATCTGATTTCGAAGCTCTTAATCATGCCATCGAAAGATTAACTTGCAATGACGCTAGTGTCTCTGTTACCAAAGAGAGTAGCACAGCACTTGGCTTGGGCTTCAG ATGCGGTTTCCTTGGCTTGCTCCACATGGATGTTTTTCATCAACGTCTTGAACAG GAACATGGAGCTCATGTGATTTCCACTGTTCCTACTGTGCCATATATTTTTGAGTATTCCGATGGCAG TAAAATACATATTCAAAACCCTGCTATACTGCCTTCAAATCCAAAACAACGAGTGACAGCTTGTTGGGAACCGACTGTGATAGCAACAATTATAATTCCTAGTGA GTATGTTGGTGCCATTATAACTTTGTGCTCGGAACGGCGAGGAGAGCAGTTAGAATACTCTTTTATTGACAG TCAGAGAGCTTTCATGAAATATCGATTACCTTTGAGGGAAATTGTTGTTGACTTCTACAATGAATTGAAGAGTATAACGTCGGGATATGCATCTTTTGATTACGAGGAAGCAGA CTATCAGGCCTCTGATCTGGTGAAAGTTGATATCCTGTTAAATGGACAACCAGTTGATGCTATGGCCACTATAATTCACAGATCAAAGGCCCAAAGAGTTGGCCGTGAACTCGTGGAGAAGCTGAAAAAATTCATTGACAG GCAAATGTTTGAGATAATCATCCAAGCTGCTATTGGGTCCAAGGTCATTGCCAGGGAAAC GATATCGGCAATGAGGAAAAATGTTCTTGCAAAATGCTATGGTGGTGATGTTACTAGGAagagaaaattgttggaaaagCAAAAGGAAGGAAAAAAGCGCATGAAACGTGTTGGGTCCGTTGACATACCACAGGAGGCCTTTCACGAGCTATTGAAGAGTTCATG CAGCCACCGATGA
- the LOC140973448 gene encoding uncharacterized protein: MFYAEPIIVNLINLLLQVNLGRQFLEHSEMSKILILFCFMFLSFVSGSKLGFYEIKKGDFSVKVTNYGARIVSVILPDKNGKLADVVLGYDTIKDYMNDSSYFGAIVGRVANRIGGAKFVLNGTLYNLDANEGSNMLHGGKKGFSQVAWKVKKHKKHEEFPYITLSYYSVDGEEGFPGDVEASVTYALIEPYKLSVTMKAKVVKKATPVNLAQHSYWNLGGHNSGNILSNKLQIFASHITPVGKQLIPTGKIVSVENTPYNFRKSREIKGPIKDLPEGSKGFDINYVVDGRKGRKMKPVAVVYDKKSGRVMHLSANAPGVQLYTGNYIKNVTGKGGSVYQSHAALCLETQGFPDSVNHPNFPSQIINPGETYEHCMMYTFSTKKS; encoded by the exons ATGTTTTATGCAGAGCCCATTATTGTTAATCTCATAAATCTGCTACTTCAAGTAAATCTGGGACGGCAGTTCTTGGAACATTCAGAAATGTCTAAGATTTTGATCCTGTTTTGTTTCATGTTCTTGAGTTTTGTCAGTGGTTCAAAACTTGGGTTTTATGAGATCAAGAAAGGTGATTTCTCAGTGAAAGTCACCAACTATGGAGCAAGAATCGTCTCTGTTATACTTCCTGATAAGAATG GGAAGTTAGCAGACGTTGTTCTTGGCTACGACACAATCAAAGACTATATG AATGATAGCTCTTATTTTGGAGCCATTGTTGGCCGGGTTGCTAATCGTATTGGCGGTGCTAAGTTTGTTCTAAATGGAACTCTATATAATCTTGACGCTAATGAGGGATCTAACATGCTTCACG GTGGTAAAAAAGGATTCAGCCAAGTTGCTTGGAAGGTGAAGAAGCACAAGAAGCATGAAGAATTTCCTTATATCACCTTATCGTATTACAGTGTTGATGGCGAAGAAG GATTCCCTGGTGATGTTGAGGCCTCTGTTACATATGCTCTTATTGAACCATACAAACTAAGTGTAACCATGAAGGCAAAAGTTGTAAAAAAAGCGACTCCTGTGAACCTCGCCCAACACAGCTACTGGAATCTTGGCGGTCATAACAGTGGGAATATACTCTCGAATAAGCTGCAGATATTCGCATCACACATCACGCCTGTTGGCAAACAACTCATACCCACTGGTAAAATTGTATCAGTAGAGAATACTCCTTATAATTTTCGTAAATCCCGTGAAATAAAAGGTCCAATAAAAGATCTCCCGGAGGGCTCCAAGGGTTTCGATATCAACTACGTGGTCGATGGTCGTAAAGGGCGAAAAATGAAGCCGGTAGCTGTGGTTTACGATAAGAAGTCTGGAAGAGTGATGCATTTATCAGCTAATGCTCCTGGAGTGCAGTTGTATACCGGTAACTATATTAAAAATGTGACGGGAAAAGGTGGATCTGTTTATCAATCTCATGCAGCTTTGTGCTTAGAGACTCAAGGATTTCCAGATTCGGTTAATCACCCAAATTTCCCTTCACAGATTATTAATCCTGGAGAGACGTATGAGCATTGCATGATGTACACGTTTTCGACCAAGAAATCATGA